A genomic segment from Nitrospira sp. encodes:
- a CDS encoding GTP-binding protein EngB: MKLLSAEFIKSCGAPEQFPADRLPEIAFVGRSNVGKSSLINSLLHRKKLAKVSKTPGKTRAVNFFTVRTSDPHLSTLSLVDLPGYGYAKVSKSTRAQWGPLIEQYLTQRQTLGAVILLIEARVWMPQDVTTVQWVQSLGCGLIIVLTKADKLRRSEREASLTAVRTACGLSQEVPILLYSADTHEGRDALWGEIRTRLKT, encoded by the coding sequence ATGAAACTACTCAGCGCCGAGTTTATCAAAAGTTGCGGAGCTCCAGAACAGTTTCCTGCGGACCGGTTGCCGGAGATCGCGTTCGTCGGCCGGTCGAACGTCGGGAAGTCGTCCCTGATCAATTCACTGCTTCATCGAAAGAAGCTGGCCAAAGTCAGTAAGACCCCGGGGAAAACGCGCGCTGTGAACTTCTTCACGGTTCGGACGTCGGACCCGCACCTCTCCACGCTGTCGCTGGTGGACCTGCCCGGCTACGGTTATGCCAAGGTCTCGAAAAGTACGCGGGCGCAATGGGGGCCCCTGATCGAGCAGTATCTCACGCAGCGTCAGACGCTCGGGGCGGTGATTCTGTTGATCGAGGCACGCGTGTGGATGCCGCAGGACGTGACGACGGTGCAGTGGGTCCAGTCCCTCGGGTGCGGCCTCATCATCGTGTTGACCAAAGCGGACAAGTTGCGGCGAAGCGAGCGGGAGGCCAGCCTCACCGCAGTGCGGACCGCGTGCGGGTTGAGCCAGGAGGTGCCGATCCTGTTGTATTCGGCCGACACGCACGAAGGACGGGACGCGCTCTGGGGCGAGATTCGCACGCGGCTTAAAACTTGA
- a CDS encoding Glyoxalase family protein, translating to MPTLFHLAFPVHDLAAAKHFYVDGLGCVLGRESSKAVTLGLAGHQLVAHLAAEPTVLQKGIYPRHFGLVLTLEEEWQALADRAKAKGLSFYQQPRRRFAGTPIEHLTFFLEDPSHNLLEFKHYLRESAIFGERDFTAVGDTE from the coding sequence ATGCCGACTCTTTTTCACCTCGCATTCCCTGTTCACGACCTTGCTGCCGCCAAGCACTTTTATGTCGACGGCCTGGGTTGTGTGCTGGGCCGGGAATCTTCCAAGGCCGTCACCCTCGGACTCGCCGGGCATCAATTGGTCGCCCACTTGGCCGCCGAACCGACCGTTCTTCAGAAAGGCATCTATCCCCGTCATTTCGGACTCGTGTTGACCCTGGAGGAAGAGTGGCAGGCCTTGGCCGATCGCGCGAAGGCCAAGGGGTTGTCCTTCTATCAACAGCCTCGGAGGCGGTTCGCCGGCACGCCGATCGAGCACCTGACGTTCTTCCTGGAAGACCCCTCTCACAATCTTCTTGAATTCAAACATTATCTCCGCGAGTCGGCGATCTTCGGGGAACGGGACTTCACGGCAGTCGGGGATACGGAATAG
- a CDS encoding D-aminoacyl-tRNA deacylase, giving the protein MKAVLQRVTKASVEVDGTIVGRIGAGLLVFLGVAKGDEERDLLYLIEKIRTLRIFGDDQGRMNRTVTDVGGALLLVSQFTLLGDTTKGRRPGFDQAAPPDEARAWYEQAASRLRAAGLVVETGRFGAHMQVELLNDGPVTFLLDSKHGS; this is encoded by the coding sequence ATGAAAGCCGTTCTTCAGCGTGTCACCAAAGCATCGGTCGAGGTGGATGGAACCATCGTCGGTCGGATCGGGGCCGGCCTCCTGGTCTTCTTGGGCGTGGCGAAGGGTGACGAAGAGCGCGACCTGCTCTATCTCATCGAGAAGATCAGGACGCTCCGTATCTTCGGCGACGATCAGGGCAGGATGAACCGCACCGTGACCGATGTCGGTGGGGCGCTGTTGCTGGTTTCGCAATTCACCCTGCTCGGCGATACCACGAAGGGTCGCAGGCCGGGGTTCGATCAGGCCGCTCCGCCGGACGAAGCCCGCGCTTGGTATGAGCAGGCGGCGAGCCGATTACGGGCCGCCGGCTTGGTTGTGGAGACCGGCCGTTTCGGGGCGCACATGCAGGTGGAGTTACTCAACGATGGTCCCGTGACGTTTCTCCTGGACAGCAAGCATGGATCCTAA
- a CDS encoding Peptidoglycan lipid II flippase MurJ — protein sequence MSDPSVSVEPSRPVPDETHSVVKAAGLIGVATFSSRILGFVRDMVLARLFGATPAADAFFVAYRIPNLLRELFAEGSMSAAFIPVFTEYHTLKTKRDAWELASATFTTLLTIVTAVTLLGILAAPGIVWLLAPGFHDNSDKLALTTLLTRVMFPYLLFISLAALAMGILNSLRAFAAPAFSPVFFNIFTIGCALFLSPLLPEPIIGVAIGIVAGGVAQFLMQLPGLKGCGMLFGLRFQPAHPGVKRIGLLMVPSLLGLSVTQINITVSTILASYFSGGPTYLFYGMRLIQFPLGIFGVALATAILPTLSAQAARGALDELRNTLGFGLRMIFFIILPAMLGLILLREPIVHLFFEHGSFTKADTSATATAVLCYAVGLWAFAGVRIIVSAFYSMQDTKTPAVTAGIAVGANILLSLWLMTLLDAAGLALATALASMLNGSILVAVLHRRVGRVDWGAIGRSALRVLAASVPLVVVCWWVAGASVWMQQGEWLVKSALLGAGIGLSVVGYFGLHLLFESEELDVVSGMVKRKLGRVARKFGAA from the coding sequence ATGTCCGATCCCTCCGTTTCCGTTGAACCATCTCGACCAGTGCCGGACGAAACCCATTCCGTCGTCAAGGCGGCCGGTCTCATCGGCGTCGCCACTTTTTCCAGCCGTATTCTCGGTTTCGTCCGGGACATGGTGTTGGCGAGACTCTTCGGGGCGACCCCGGCGGCCGATGCCTTCTTTGTCGCCTATCGCATTCCCAATCTGTTGCGAGAACTGTTCGCCGAAGGGTCGATGTCCGCTGCCTTCATCCCGGTCTTCACCGAGTACCACACCCTCAAGACCAAACGTGATGCCTGGGAACTGGCCAGCGCCACTTTCACGACGTTGCTGACCATTGTGACGGCCGTGACGCTGCTCGGTATCCTTGCAGCGCCGGGCATCGTCTGGCTGCTCGCACCGGGTTTTCATGACAATTCCGACAAGCTGGCGCTGACCACTCTGCTGACCCGCGTGATGTTTCCCTACCTGCTGTTCATCAGCCTGGCCGCCCTGGCGATGGGGATTCTGAACTCCCTGCGGGCCTTTGCGGCGCCGGCCTTCTCGCCGGTCTTTTTCAATATCTTCACCATCGGTTGTGCCTTGTTCCTCTCTCCCCTGTTGCCGGAGCCGATCATCGGCGTGGCGATCGGCATCGTGGCCGGCGGCGTCGCGCAGTTTCTGATGCAGCTTCCGGGCTTGAAGGGCTGCGGCATGTTGTTCGGCCTTCGTTTTCAACCGGCCCATCCAGGCGTGAAACGAATCGGCCTGCTGATGGTCCCTTCATTGCTGGGGCTGTCGGTGACGCAAATCAACATCACCGTGAGCACGATCCTCGCGTCCTATTTTTCCGGCGGACCCACCTACTTGTTTTACGGCATGCGGCTCATCCAGTTTCCGCTCGGCATTTTCGGCGTGGCGCTGGCTACGGCCATTTTGCCGACGCTTTCAGCCCAGGCGGCCCGCGGCGCGCTCGATGAATTGCGGAACACGCTCGGCTTCGGTCTCCGGATGATTTTTTTCATTATCCTACCGGCGATGCTGGGCCTGATCCTCCTGCGGGAACCGATCGTGCACCTGTTTTTCGAGCACGGTTCGTTTACGAAGGCCGATACGTCGGCGACGGCGACGGCGGTGCTTTGTTATGCGGTCGGGTTGTGGGCCTTTGCGGGGGTACGTATCATCGTCTCCGCGTTTTATTCCATGCAGGATACGAAGACGCCGGCGGTGACCGCGGGAATTGCCGTCGGGGCGAATATTCTCTTGTCCCTCTGGTTGATGACCCTGTTGGATGCAGCGGGATTGGCCTTGGCCACTGCCCTCGCGTCGATGCTCAATGGAAGCATCCTGGTGGCGGTGCTGCATCGGCGGGTAGGGCGAGTCGATTGGGGGGCCATCGGACGGTCGGCCCTCCGCGTCCTCGCGGCTTCTGTTCCGCTGGTGGTGGTCTGTTGGTGGGTGGCCGGTGCGTCCGTTTGGATGCAGCAGGGTGAATGGCTGGTGAAGTCCGCCCTCTTGGGCGCCGGGATCGGACTCAGCGTCGTCGGGTATTTCGGCCTGCATCTCCTGTTCGAGTCCGAGGAATTGGATGTGGTGTCCGGAATGGTGAAACGAAAACTGGGGCGGGTGGCACGAAAATTCGGAGCGGCATGA
- a CDS encoding Monofunctional biosynthetic peptidoglycan transglycosylase, with protein MRKSTGSLFGRILFWLTVLIGLPAAALALYWLATLPDVAHLVKHHPTETALMEARRAQAKEQGRTLRTQFVWVPLGRIAPALQRAVVAAEDASFFAHEGFDWEGIKDAALYNLEVGEFKRGGSTITQQLAKNLYLSSERSLLRKAREALITRSLEHHLTKERILELYLNVAEWGQGVFGAEAAARHHFGKSAKDLTIDEAALLAAILPSPRRYDPIRHTAYLNRRQHHIIRWLERGNGKRPVTLSRTPRPADAEPSLSSEAVEDLAVHRPSATD; from the coding sequence ATGCGCAAGTCAACCGGCAGTCTGTTCGGGCGGATATTGTTCTGGCTGACCGTACTGATCGGTCTGCCGGCGGCAGCCTTGGCCCTGTATTGGCTGGCGACCTTGCCCGACGTGGCGCATCTGGTCAAGCACCACCCGACGGAGACGGCCCTGATGGAAGCGCGGCGGGCACAGGCCAAGGAGCAGGGCCGCACCCTGCGTACGCAATTCGTCTGGGTTCCATTGGGACGGATCGCTCCCGCGCTGCAACGGGCGGTCGTGGCGGCAGAGGATGCCTCGTTCTTCGCCCACGAAGGATTCGATTGGGAAGGCATCAAGGATGCCGCGCTGTACAACCTGGAGGTCGGCGAGTTCAAACGGGGAGGAAGCACCATCACCCAGCAACTCGCGAAAAACCTGTACCTCTCGTCGGAGCGCTCGCTCTTGCGCAAAGCCCGGGAAGCCCTGATCACCCGCTCCCTGGAACATCACTTGACGAAGGAGCGGATCCTGGAACTATATCTGAACGTCGCCGAGTGGGGACAGGGGGTATTCGGCGCCGAAGCGGCAGCGCGGCACCATTTCGGAAAATCTGCCAAAGACCTGACGATCGACGAAGCGGCCCTTCTGGCGGCAATTCTGCCTTCACCACGACGTTATGATCCCATCCGCCACACCGCCTACCTGAACCGACGGCAGCACCACATCATCCGCTGGCTGGAACGAGGCAACGGTAAGCGGCCGGTCACCCTTTCTCGTACACCACGCCCGGCCGACGCAGAACCGTCACTCTCCAGCGAGGCTGTTGAAGATCTCGCCGTACACAGACCATCGGCAACTGACTAA
- a CDS encoding Methylated-DNA--protein-cysteine methyltransferase produces the protein MTQAITFKAPWGWIEIAASEEGLTSIDLSPSNRRAFPRQGQAVENGTVAALLAEAQRQLLDYLDGRRREFSLPVDLSAGTPFQRKVWKAIRQIPYGRVRSYQWVATKVGGKQYARAVGMALGANPVPIVIPCHRIIAHDGSLGGFGCGLPMKRRLLKLEGTLAQLTLS, from the coding sequence ATGACACAAGCGATCACCTTCAAGGCGCCTTGGGGCTGGATTGAGATCGCGGCAAGCGAGGAGGGCCTCACCTCCATCGACCTCTCCCCCTCGAACCGACGAGCATTCCCTCGACAGGGGCAGGCCGTAGAGAATGGCACGGTCGCGGCCCTGTTGGCCGAGGCACAGAGGCAACTCTTGGACTATCTCGATGGCAGGCGTCGTGAGTTTTCCCTGCCGGTGGACCTGTCCGCCGGTACTCCGTTTCAACGGAAAGTCTGGAAGGCGATCAGGCAGATTCCCTACGGCCGTGTTCGGTCCTATCAATGGGTGGCGACCAAGGTCGGGGGTAAACAGTACGCGAGGGCTGTGGGCATGGCGCTCGGAGCGAATCCGGTGCCGATCGTGATACCCTGCCACAGGATCATTGCGCATGACGGCTCGCTGGGAGGTTTTGGTTGCGGCCTGCCGATGAAGCGGCGGCTGCTCAAGCTGGAAGGAACGTTGGCGCAACTCACACTGTCATGA
- a CDS encoding isoaspartyl aminopeptidase: MTVAQAACIESALTHGHRSLMAGEPALSAVEAAIGLLEQSGLFNAGRGSNRQLDGVRRMDASIMEGRDLRAGAVASIEGIVHPISAARLVMEKTAHVLLVGRSASLFARYFGLERITRDAGLRRKLPQQGVRRSALRETLRLHRAIMQAGRLHARTLGKETVGAVALDRAGTVAAGASTGGIDVMLPGRVGDTPLIGCGVYADNESGAVSMTGLGESIMRVAVAKEITDLLASGVSPVLSAKRVLRKVVDRVQGAAGLLVLSPDGRFAIRHSTPHMAAGFVGHDGRPVVQGRFA, translated from the coding sequence ATGACCGTCGCGCAAGCGGCCTGCATCGAGTCCGCGCTGACCCACGGGCATCGGTCGCTCATGGCCGGTGAACCGGCGCTTTCGGCGGTCGAGGCAGCGATCGGCCTGTTGGAACAATCGGGACTCTTCAATGCGGGGCGAGGGTCGAACCGCCAGCTCGATGGGGTACGCCGGATGGATGCGTCGATCATGGAGGGGCGCGATCTGCGGGCAGGGGCCGTGGCTTCCATCGAGGGCATCGTCCATCCTATTTCCGCGGCACGTTTGGTCATGGAGAAGACCGCGCATGTGCTCTTGGTCGGGCGATCGGCTTCTCTGTTTGCACGGTATTTTGGGCTGGAACGGATCACGCGCGACGCTGGATTGCGAAGGAAACTGCCGCAGCAGGGCGTGCGGCGCTCGGCGTTGCGGGAGACGCTCCGGTTGCATCGGGCGATCATGCAGGCCGGACGTCTTCATGCACGGACTCTCGGCAAAGAAACGGTGGGAGCGGTGGCATTGGATCGCGCAGGAACGGTAGCGGCGGGAGCCTCGACCGGCGGGATCGATGTCATGTTGCCCGGTCGAGTCGGCGATACGCCCTTGATCGGTTGTGGCGTCTATGCGGACAACGAATCGGGAGCTGTTTCGATGACGGGTTTGGGAGAGAGCATCATGCGGGTGGCCGTGGCCAAGGAGATCACCGATCTGCTGGCGAGCGGAGTCAGTCCGGTCTTGTCGGCCAAGCGAGTGTTGCGGAAGGTCGTGGATCGCGTTCAAGGAGCAGCGGGGCTGTTGGTCTTGTCCCCGGATGGTCGTTTCGCGATCAGACACAGCACGCCGCACATGGCGGCGGGATTTGTCGGCCACGACGGGCGGCCTGTCGTGCAAGGCCGGTTTGCGTAG